In Phreatobacter stygius, a genomic segment contains:
- a CDS encoding SCO family protein, with product MNRILATALVLTALVATAPAGADGARRSAGELMDVVMWAREPIGGPFALVDHQGRTRTDADFRGSLMVVYFGYSYCPDICPTDLLAIGQAIDQLGPAGEAVQPLFVTVDPARDTPDHLAEYVPLFHPRLIGLTGSAEAVSQAAEAYKVYFRRADGDDRDSYAVDHSAFIYLIDRDGGYLGFVPPGTPPDRLAAAIRPHLARRDR from the coding sequence GTGAACCGTATCCTGGCGACCGCCCTCGTCCTGACCGCGCTGGTGGCGACGGCACCGGCCGGGGCGGACGGCGCGCGCCGGTCGGCCGGCGAGCTGATGGATGTCGTCATGTGGGCACGCGAGCCCATCGGCGGCCCCTTCGCACTGGTCGATCATCAGGGCCGGACGCGAACCGATGCGGATTTTCGCGGCAGCCTGATGGTGGTCTATTTCGGCTACAGCTATTGCCCGGATATCTGCCCGACCGATCTCCTGGCGATCGGCCAGGCCATCGACCAGCTCGGCCCGGCCGGCGAGGCCGTCCAGCCATTGTTCGTCACGGTCGATCCGGCGCGCGACACGCCTGATCATCTCGCCGAATATGTGCCGCTGTTCCATCCGCGCCTGATCGGCCTGACCGGCAGTGCCGAGGCCGTCAGCCAGGCGGCCGAGGCTTACAAGGTCTATTTTCGCCGAGCCGACGGCGACGACCGCGACAGCTATGCCGTCGATCATTCGGCCTTCATCTATCTGATCGACCGGGACGGAGGCTATCTCGGCTTCGTTCCGCCGGGGACACCGCCCGACCGCCTGGCCGCGGCGATCCGGCCGCACTTGGCGCGGCGCGACCGCTGA
- the mutL gene encoding DNA mismatch repair endonuclease MutL — MPVRQLPEGIVNRIAAGEVVERPAAVVKELVENAIDAGATRIDVLTGGGGRRLIRVADDGAGMTRADLALCVERHATSKLAGEDLLDIRTLGFRGEALPSIGAVASLTITTRHADEPHAWALTVDAGDEGETMPAALARGTRVEVEDLFYATPARLKFLKSDRAEGSAIVDVVKRLCLAHPTIAFSLADDEAGTRSYAAQAFGEAGLLARIGDVMGRDFADNALALDVSRNGVRLFGFAGLPTFHKATAASQFLFVNGRPIRDRLVLGALRGAYADVMPRDRHPAVALFIELDPHEVDVNVHPAKTEVRFRDSALVRGLIVSAIRDAIARAAPTTATTIGTATISAFRAPMGRGAPARGWDWRHSPARPGTAGFAEAGQAAFAQAPFGQATFAMDIAPGADARAAAVAPEPEDLDQPLGAARAQVHGTYILAQTRDGLVIVDQHAAHERLVYERLKRQMAEAGIGRQALLIPIVVELDPADAARLLTRADDLERFGLVIEGFGPGAVVVRETPALLGDVDAEALTRDLAEHLAEWDTTDPLERRLLSVAATMACHGSVRAGRLLKPAEMNALLREMEATPGSAQCNHGRPTSVSLSLGDIERLFGRR, encoded by the coding sequence ATGCCCGTCCGCCAGCTTCCCGAAGGGATCGTCAACCGCATCGCCGCCGGCGAGGTCGTCGAGCGGCCCGCGGCCGTGGTCAAGGAACTGGTGGAGAACGCCATCGATGCCGGTGCCACGCGCATCGATGTGCTGACCGGTGGTGGCGGGCGCCGGCTGATCCGGGTCGCCGATGACGGCGCCGGCATGACCCGCGCCGATCTCGCGCTTTGCGTCGAACGCCACGCGACCTCGAAACTTGCCGGTGAAGACCTTCTCGACATCCGCACGCTCGGGTTTCGCGGCGAGGCGCTGCCCTCGATCGGTGCGGTGGCGAGCCTCACCATCACCACCCGGCACGCCGACGAGCCCCATGCCTGGGCGCTCACCGTCGATGCCGGCGACGAGGGGGAAACCATGCCGGCGGCACTCGCCCGCGGCACACGGGTCGAGGTCGAGGACCTGTTCTATGCGACGCCGGCAAGGCTCAAATTCCTGAAGAGCGACCGGGCCGAAGGCTCGGCCATCGTCGACGTGGTGAAGCGCCTCTGCCTGGCCCATCCGACCATTGCCTTTTCGCTCGCCGATGACGAGGCGGGCACGCGCAGCTATGCCGCGCAGGCCTTTGGCGAGGCCGGGCTGCTGGCGCGCATTGGCGACGTCATGGGCCGCGACTTCGCCGACAATGCGCTGGCGCTCGACGTTTCGCGCAACGGCGTGCGCCTGTTCGGCTTTGCCGGGTTGCCGACCTTCCACAAGGCGACTGCCGCCTCGCAATTCCTGTTCGTCAACGGCCGCCCGATCCGCGACCGCCTGGTGCTGGGCGCGCTGCGTGGCGCCTATGCCGATGTCATGCCGCGCGATCGGCATCCGGCGGTGGCGCTGTTCATCGAGCTCGATCCGCACGAGGTCGACGTCAATGTCCATCCGGCCAAGACTGAGGTGCGCTTCCGCGATTCCGCCCTGGTCCGCGGCCTGATCGTCAGCGCCATCAGAGACGCCATTGCCCGCGCCGCCCCAACCACCGCGACCACAATCGGAACCGCGACGATCAGCGCTTTCCGGGCGCCAATGGGACGCGGTGCGCCGGCGCGCGGCTGGGATTGGCGTCACTCGCCAGCGCGACCCGGCACGGCCGGCTTCGCCGAGGCCGGCCAGGCCGCCTTCGCCCAAGCGCCATTCGGCCAGGCCACATTCGCCATGGATATCGCGCCGGGCGCCGACGCGCGCGCCGCCGCCGTCGCTCCCGAGCCGGAGGACCTGGACCAGCCGCTGGGCGCCGCGCGCGCCCAGGTTCATGGCACCTATATCCTGGCGCAGACCCGCGACGGGCTGGTGATCGTCGACCAGCATGCCGCCCATGAGCGGCTGGTCTATGAGCGGCTCAAGCGGCAAATGGCCGAGGCTGGCATTGGCCGCCAGGCATTGCTGATTCCGATCGTCGTCGAACTCGATCCGGCCGATGCCGCCCGCCTTCTGACCCGGGCTGACGATCTCGAGCGCTTTGGCCTGGTGATCGAAGGTTTCGGGCCGGGTGCAGTGGTGGTGCGCGAGACGCCGGCGCTGCTCGGCGATGTCGACGCCGAGGCACTGACCCGCGACTTGGCCGAACACCTCGCCGAATGGGACACGACGGATCCGCTCGAGCGCCGGCTCCTGTCGGTTGCCGCCACCATGGCCTGCCACGGCTCGGTCAGGGCAGGGCGGCTGCTGAAACCGGCCGAAATGAACGCGCTGCTGCGCGAGATGGAAGCCACCCCCGGCTCAGCCCAGTGCAATCACGGCCGGCCAACCTCGGTGTCGCTGTCGCTCGGCGATATCGAGCGGCTGTTCGGCCGGCGCTGA
- a CDS encoding alpha/beta hydrolase yields MTSPLQFDPSPFDPANAPADALAVNAAILKRLETWDNWAAPIGVTRQLRREGNGPFPPPAVSDRAETIEINGKHGPIGLRIIAPSRPKGVYLHIHGGGWVLGGADQHDMWLERLADRAAMACVSVDYRLAPEAPYPMGPDDCESAALWLVREAKKRFGTDRLVIGGESAGAHLAAVTLLRLRDRHGLTPFRGANLHAGCYDLALTPSVRRWGAEKLVLNTRDIEMFVRHFLVRGGDVKSPDISPIHADLKGLPPALFTVGSRDPLVDDTLFMAARWAASGNAAALEVFPAGCHVFIGFPGSNTDRCLARIDAFMTKACA; encoded by the coding sequence ATGACCAGCCCGCTCCAGTTCGATCCCTCGCCCTTCGACCCGGCCAATGCGCCGGCCGACGCGTTGGCCGTCAACGCGGCCATCCTCAAGCGGCTGGAAACCTGGGACAACTGGGCGGCACCCATCGGTGTCACCCGACAGCTCCGGCGCGAAGGCAATGGCCCGTTCCCGCCGCCGGCCGTCTCAGATCGCGCCGAGACCATCGAGATCAATGGCAAGCACGGCCCGATCGGATTGCGCATCATCGCGCCATCCAGGCCGAAGGGCGTCTATCTGCATATCCATGGCGGCGGCTGGGTGCTCGGCGGGGCCGACCAGCACGACATGTGGCTGGAGCGGCTCGCCGACCGCGCCGCCATGGCCTGCGTTTCGGTCGACTATCGCCTGGCGCCGGAGGCCCCCTATCCGATGGGGCCGGACGATTGCGAAAGCGCTGCGCTCTGGCTGGTGCGCGAGGCCAAGAAGCGTTTCGGCACCGATCGGCTGGTGATCGGCGGCGAGAGCGCCGGCGCCCATCTTGCTGCCGTCACGCTGCTCCGGCTGCGCGACCGGCACGGCCTGACGCCGTTTCGCGGCGCCAATCTGCATGCCGGCTGCTACGATCTGGCGCTGACCCCTTCGGTGCGCCGCTGGGGTGCGGAGAAACTGGTGCTGAACACCCGCGACATCGAGATGTTCGTCCGCCACTTCCTGGTGCGTGGCGGTGACGTGAAGAGCCCCGACATCTCGCCCATCCATGCCGATCTCAAAGGTTTGCCGCCGGCCCTGTTCACGGTCGGCTCACGCGATCCCCTGGTCGACGACACGCTGTTCATGGCGGCGCGCTGGGCCGCCTCCGGCAATGCTGCCGCGCTCGAGGTCTTTCCGGCCGGCTGCCACGTCTTCATTGGTTTCCCCGGCTCGAACACCGATCGCTGCCTCGCGCGGATCGACGCTTTCATGACCAAGGCTTGCGCCTGA
- the mscL gene encoding large conductance mechanosensitive channel protein MscL — MLKEFKEFALKGNVVDLAIGVIIGAAFGRIVDSLVGDVFMPIIGAIVGGLDFSNYFLGLSKAVTAANLADAQKQGAVIAYGKFITVAINFAIIAWVLFMVVKAMNRLKKQEVAAPATPPPPPADVVLLTEIRDLLKK; from the coding sequence ATGCTCAAGGAATTCAAGGAATTTGCCCTGAAGGGCAATGTCGTCGATCTGGCCATCGGCGTGATCATCGGTGCCGCCTTTGGCCGGATCGTCGATTCGCTTGTCGGTGACGTGTTCATGCCGATCATCGGCGCGATCGTCGGCGGTCTCGATTTCTCGAATTACTTCCTTGGCCTCAGCAAGGCCGTGACCGCCGCCAATCTCGCCGATGCGCAAAAGCAGGGCGCGGTGATCGCCTACGGCAAGTTCATCACCGTCGCGATCAATTTCGCGATCATTGCCTGGGTGCTGTTCATGGTGGTCAAGGCGATGAACCGGCTGAAGAAGCAGGAGGTCGCAGCGCCGGCCACGCCGCCGCCGCCGCCGGCCGATGTCGTGCTGCTCACCGAGATCCGCGATCTCCTGAAGAAGTGA
- the rsmD gene encoding 16S rRNA (guanine(966)-N(2))-methyltransferase RsmD, whose translation MRIVGGRFKGRAINGPKSDAIRPTSDRLRESLFNVLAHAYDDACDGARVIDLFAGTGALGLEALSRGAVFAALVDQGAEARGLIRGNIDHFGLSAVTNVLRRDATKLGDVAPFEPFTLLFCDPPYGKGLAERALISARDGGWLRPDALVVIEETAEAQVALPEGFRLEERRAAGDTQLLIARRT comes from the coding sequence TTGCGGATCGTCGGTGGACGTTTCAAGGGCCGCGCGATAAACGGGCCGAAATCGGACGCGATCCGTCCGACCTCGGACCGCCTGCGCGAAAGCCTGTTCAACGTGCTGGCCCATGCCTATGACGACGCTTGCGACGGCGCGCGGGTCATCGACCTGTTCGCCGGCACCGGTGCGTTGGGCCTCGAGGCTCTGTCGCGCGGCGCTGTCTTTGCAGCGCTCGTCGACCAGGGCGCCGAGGCACGCGGGCTGATCCGCGGCAATATCGATCATTTCGGTCTGTCCGCCGTGACCAATGTGCTCAGGCGCGATGCGACGAAGCTCGGCGATGTCGCGCCGTTCGAGCCGTTCACCCTGCTGTTCTGCGATCCGCCCTACGGCAAGGGCCTCGCCGAGCGGGCGCTGATCAGCGCCCGCGACGGCGGCTGGCTCAGACCCGACGCGCTGGTGGTGATCGAAGAGACGGCGGAAGCCCAGGTGGCGCTGCCCGAAGGCTTCAGGCTCGAGGAGCGGCGGGCGGCCGGCGACACCCAGCTGCTGATCGCCCGCAGAACCTGA
- a CDS encoding patatin-like phospholipase family protein, giving the protein MQHAGTLSDGRTHYPAAPFALVLGGGGAKGLAHIVVIEALDELGLRPQQIAGTSIGAIIGACYSAGMAGRDIRAYALDMLQVRPDILRRLLTTRVGRFADLIRTGLTNPMLIDPEKFLHVFLPPAVPLLLEDLMIPLTVVATDYYARLDIGYSEGLLIPAVAGSMAIPGALRPVVHGGRVLIDGGIINPVPVDKVSAPIVLAVDVLDGSSHDSMIDETVPAPWDALFGSVMLMMQVLSGVKLEAHRPTIHLRPPVEHFRVLDFLKVKDILATCDPIKDEVKRRLTRALESSPAELLEGPPD; this is encoded by the coding sequence ATGCAGCACGCCGGCACTCTCTCCGATGGCAGGACGCATTACCCCGCCGCGCCTTTCGCCCTGGTGCTGGGCGGCGGCGGCGCCAAGGGGCTTGCCCATATCGTGGTCATCGAGGCGCTCGATGAGCTCGGCCTGCGTCCCCAGCAGATTGCCGGAACCTCGATCGGCGCCATTATCGGAGCCTGCTATTCGGCCGGCATGGCCGGGCGCGACATCCGCGCCTATGCGCTCGACATGCTGCAGGTGCGCCCGGACATCCTGCGGCGATTGCTGACGACGCGGGTCGGGCGCTTTGCCGACCTGATCCGGACCGGCCTGACCAACCCCATGCTGATCGACCCGGAGAAGTTCCTCCACGTCTTCCTGCCGCCGGCGGTGCCGCTGCTGCTGGAGGATCTGATGATCCCGCTGACCGTCGTCGCGACCGACTATTATGCGCGCCTCGACATCGGCTATTCGGAGGGGCTGCTGATCCCGGCGGTCGCCGGCTCGATGGCGATCCCCGGCGCGTTGCGGCCGGTGGTCCATGGCGGCCGCGTGCTGATCGACGGCGGCATCATCAATCCGGTACCGGTCGACAAGGTCAGCGCACCGATCGTGCTGGCCGTCGACGTGCTGGATGGATCCTCCCACGACAGCATGATCGACGAAACCGTCCCGGCGCCCTGGGACGCCCTGTTCGGCTCGGTCATGCTGATGATGCAGGTGCTGAGCGGGGTGAAGCTCGAAGCGCATCGACCGACGATCCATCTGCGGCCACCGGTCGAACATTTCCGCGTGCTCGACTTCCTGAAGGTGAAGGACATCCTGGCCACCTGCGACCCGATCAAGGACGAGGTGAAGCGCCGGCTGACCCGCGCGCTGGAATCGAGCCCGGCGGAATTGCTGGAAGGGCCGCCCGATTAG
- a CDS encoding MBL fold metallo-hydrolase gives MDSFKTLGRRDFLKASAAMASAAAAGSFSCIGIANAAPIAPPAVDKLSIRVVVDSAFDSFFRPAQVNGVSIRAAARPSNWRRTLHNEWGLSLWLESQVQGAARTIMLDYAYTSPVLLNNIELLGLDPAKLDALIVSHGHADHYGGLNGFLDKFRAALPAEVTLYAGGEDNFCHRLAGPGAGQLVDNGTLDRRELAAQRIKTVLCETPTVVAGHAFTTGQIKRDSIERVLPNTFVEFGVKDQLGCNIAHYLPAEMEGKIVPDQHLHEHATCFNVRDRGLVVISSCGHSGIVNSVRQAQAVSGVDKVHAIVGGFHLGPAPADYLKVVVAEIGKLNPDVLIPMHCSGLNFVQEARAQLGEKVLVTTTGSRIDFGA, from the coding sequence ATGGACAGCTTCAAGACGCTTGGGCGCCGCGACTTTCTGAAGGCTTCGGCCGCCATGGCCAGCGCGGCGGCGGCCGGCAGCTTCTCCTGCATCGGCATCGCAAACGCCGCGCCAATCGCGCCGCCCGCCGTCGACAAGCTGTCGATCCGCGTCGTGGTCGACAGCGCCTTCGACAGTTTCTTCCGCCCGGCGCAGGTGAACGGCGTCTCGATCCGAGCCGCCGCACGTCCGTCGAACTGGCGCCGAACCCTGCACAACGAGTGGGGCCTGTCGCTCTGGCTGGAATCGCAGGTCCAGGGCGCGGCGCGCACCATCATGCTCGACTACGCCTATACGTCGCCGGTGCTGCTCAACAATATCGAGCTCCTGGGTCTCGATCCGGCCAAGCTCGACGCCCTGATCGTCAGCCACGGACATGCCGACCACTATGGCGGGCTGAACGGCTTCCTCGACAAGTTCCGGGCGGCGCTGCCCGCCGAGGTCACGCTTTATGCCGGCGGCGAGGACAATTTCTGCCATCGCCTGGCCGGTCCGGGAGCTGGCCAACTGGTCGATAACGGCACGCTCGACCGGCGTGAACTGGCGGCCCAGAGGATCAAGACGGTGTTGTGCGAGACGCCAACCGTCGTCGCCGGCCATGCCTTCACCACCGGCCAGATCAAACGCGACAGCATCGAGCGGGTGCTGCCCAACACCTTCGTCGAATTCGGCGTCAAGGATCAGCTCGGCTGCAATATCGCGCATTACCTGCCGGCCGAGATGGAGGGCAAGATCGTCCCCGACCAGCATCTGCACGAGCACGCCACCTGCTTCAATGTCCGCGATCGCGGCCTGGTCGTCATCAGTTCCTGCGGCCATAGCGGCATCGTCAATTCGGTGCGCCAGGCCCAGGCGGTCTCCGGCGTCGACAAGGTCCATGCCATTGTCGGCGGCTTTCATCTCGGCCCGGCGCCAGCGGATTATCTCAAGGTGGTCGTCGCCGAAATCGGCAAGCTCAATCCCGACGTGCTCATTCCCATGCATTGCAGCGGCCTGAACTTCGTCCAGGAGGCGCGCGCCCAGCTCGGCGAAAAGGTTCTGGTCACCACCACCGGCAGCCGGATCGATTTCGGCGCCTGA
- a CDS encoding hybrid sensor histidine kinase/response regulator, which yields MSLSFIIIVTALAYLGGLFLVAHLGDRSKSRDRMVVSRAWIYPLSLAVYCTSWTFFGSVGLAARSGFDFLAIYVGPMIMFGLLWPLVTRMVRIAKAQNITSVADFIGARYGKSQAVAGMVCLIVTVGTIPYVALQLKAVSSSLLTTIKPAEFANITHELPFFGDLALLVAMAMAAFAMLFGTRHADATEHQDGLMLAVAAESLVKLVCFLAIGIYVTYFMFDGFGDLFAQAFARPDIMASTLRWPDFSTFFAMSVLAFVCSILLPRMFHVVVVESYSASEVRRAAWLFPIYLVLINLFVIPIALAGLILFKPGSFDSDMTLLLLPLSRGNDILTLAGFIGGLSAATAMVIVASVALSIMISNDVVIPAMLTLRGQLPSGTGGADERGDLGSTILKIRRTIILGVLIAAYLYYRVAGDAQLASIGLLSFAAVTQLAPAFFGGMYWQQATARGAAWGMAVGLAIWVYTLLLPMLVETGAINRALVTDGPFGIAALRPQQLFGLTDLNPLAHGVFWSLLVNVTVFVAGSLSRRPIAIETLQANVFMPAEPSAYAPSFRLWRSAVTADEVRSTVGRYLGAERTEAAFGSYALERGAPFEGQSEADIELLRYAERLLASAIGTASSRLVLSLLLKKRSVSTTDALKLLDDANAAMQYNREVLQTALEHARQGVSVFDRDGKLMVWNRPFAEVLDLPPETLHIGAGFDDVLRGLAARGEFGEGEVETLVAERAHRLLTATEPQIERLAMRGLVVEIRAAQLPDGGVVTTFTDVTASVDAAEELERANETLERRVRERTEELTRLNAELARAKAEADEANLSKTRFLAAASHDILQPLNAARLYTTSLVERRGESADADLVQNVDASLEAVEEILGALLDISRLDAGAMKAEVTSFRIDDLFRQLAVEFSPMAKQKGLTLSFIPSTLAVRSDRRLLRRLLQNLISNAIKYTAKGDVLVGCRRRGPKLSLEVHDSGPGIPQSKQRIIFHEFQRLEQGSKTARGLGLGLSIVERIARVLDHKLTVRSRLGKGSAFAVEVPVAPALPAVAAGPAPAPLRAAPLDGLIVLAIDNEPKILEGMRALVSGWGCRTLIASGWRTAHDQLNETLAIPDVLIVDYHLDEGNGLDVVMQLRWRFGATLPAILITADRSPEVRDRAQEKNVHLLHKPLKPATLRALLAQWRVQKQAAE from the coding sequence ATGAGTTTGAGTTTCATCATCATCGTCACCGCGCTCGCCTATCTCGGCGGGTTGTTCCTGGTCGCCCATCTCGGCGATCGCAGCAAGTCGCGCGACCGGATGGTGGTCAGCCGGGCCTGGATCTATCCCTTGTCGCTGGCGGTCTACTGCACCTCCTGGACCTTCTTCGGATCGGTCGGGCTTGCCGCCCGCAGCGGCTTCGATTTCCTGGCGATCTATGTCGGGCCGATGATCATGTTCGGCCTGCTCTGGCCGCTGGTCACCCGCATGGTGCGCATCGCCAAGGCGCAGAACATCACCTCGGTCGCCGATTTCATCGGCGCGCGTTACGGCAAGAGCCAGGCGGTCGCCGGCATGGTTTGCCTGATCGTCACGGTCGGCACGATCCCCTATGTCGCGCTGCAGCTCAAAGCCGTGTCGTCGTCGCTCCTGACCACCATCAAGCCGGCCGAATTCGCCAACATCACCCATGAACTGCCGTTCTTCGGCGACCTGGCATTGCTCGTCGCCATGGCGATGGCGGCCTTCGCCATGCTGTTCGGCACCCGCCATGCCGATGCGACCGAACATCAGGACGGGCTGATGCTGGCGGTGGCGGCCGAGTCCCTGGTCAAGCTGGTTTGCTTCCTGGCGATCGGCATCTACGTCACTTATTTCATGTTCGACGGGTTCGGCGACCTGTTCGCCCAGGCGTTCGCACGGCCGGACATCATGGCCTCGACGCTGCGCTGGCCCGACTTCAGCACCTTCTTCGCCATGAGCGTGCTGGCCTTCGTCTGCTCCATCCTGCTGCCGCGCATGTTCCATGTCGTGGTGGTGGAGAGCTACTCGGCCAGCGAAGTCCGGCGCGCCGCCTGGCTGTTCCCGATCTATCTGGTGCTGATCAACCTGTTCGTCATTCCGATCGCGCTGGCCGGCCTGATCCTGTTCAAACCCGGCAGCTTCGACAGCGACATGACCCTGCTGCTGCTGCCGCTGTCGCGCGGCAACGACATCCTGACGCTCGCCGGCTTCATCGGCGGCCTGTCGGCCGCCACCGCCATGGTCATCGTCGCATCGGTCGCGCTGTCGATCATGATTTCGAACGACGTGGTCATCCCGGCCATGCTGACGCTGCGCGGCCAGTTGCCCTCCGGCACGGGCGGCGCCGACGAGCGTGGCGATCTCGGCTCGACCATCCTCAAGATCCGCAGAACGATCATCCTTGGCGTGCTGATCGCCGCCTATCTGTATTATCGCGTGGCCGGGGACGCCCAGCTCGCGTCGATCGGGCTGTTGTCCTTTGCCGCCGTGACCCAGCTCGCCCCGGCCTTTTTCGGCGGCATGTACTGGCAGCAGGCGACCGCACGCGGCGCCGCCTGGGGCATGGCCGTCGGCCTCGCCATCTGGGTCTATACGCTGCTGCTGCCGATGCTGGTGGAGACCGGCGCGATCAACCGCGCCCTGGTGACCGACGGCCCGTTCGGCATCGCGGCGCTCAGGCCCCAGCAACTGTTCGGCCTCACCGACCTGAACCCGCTCGCCCATGGCGTGTTCTGGTCGCTGCTGGTCAATGTGACGGTGTTCGTCGCCGGTTCGCTGTCGCGCCGGCCGATCGCCATCGAGACGCTGCAGGCCAATGTCTTCATGCCCGCCGAGCCCTCGGCCTATGCGCCGAGCTTCCGGCTCTGGCGCTCCGCCGTCACCGCCGACGAGGTGCGCAGCACGGTTGGCCGCTATCTCGGCGCCGAACGCACCGAGGCCGCCTTCGGCAGCTATGCGCTCGAGCGCGGCGCGCCGTTCGAAGGTCAGTCAGAGGCCGATATCGAGCTGTTGCGTTATGCCGAGCGTCTGCTGGCCTCGGCCATCGGCACGGCCTCGTCGCGCCTGGTCCTGTCGCTGCTCCTGAAGAAGCGTTCGGTGTCGACCACCGATGCGCTGAAGCTGCTCGACGATGCCAATGCCGCCATGCAGTACAATCGCGAGGTGCTGCAGACCGCGCTGGAACATGCCCGCCAGGGCGTCAGCGTGTTCGACCGCGACGGCAAGCTGATGGTCTGGAACCGGCCCTTCGCCGAGGTGCTTGACCTGCCGCCGGAGACCCTGCATATCGGCGCCGGCTTCGACGATGTGCTGCGCGGACTGGCCGCGCGCGGCGAATTCGGCGAAGGGGAGGTCGAGACCCTGGTGGCGGAACGCGCCCATCGCCTGCTGACCGCAACCGAACCTCAGATCGAACGGCTCGCCATGCGCGGCCTGGTCGTCGAGATCCGCGCCGCCCAGTTGCCCGATGGCGGCGTGGTCACCACCTTCACCGACGTGACGGCGAGCGTCGACGCGGCCGAAGAACTGGAGCGCGCCAACGAGACGCTGGAACGGCGGGTGCGCGAACGCACCGAGGAGCTGACCCGGCTGAATGCCGAGCTGGCGCGCGCCAAGGCGGAGGCCGACGAGGCGAACCTCTCGAAGACGCGCTTCCTGGCCGCCGCCAGCCACGACATCCTGCAGCCGCTGAATGCCGCACGCCTCTATACGACCAGCCTGGTCGAGCGGCGCGGCGAGAGCGCGGATGCCGACCTCGTGCAAAATGTCGATGCTTCGCTGGAAGCGGTCGAAGAGATCCTGGGTGCCCTGCTCGATATTTCCAGGCTCGATGCCGGCGCCATGAAGGCCGAGGTGACGAGCTTCCGCATCGACGACCTGTTCCGCCAGCTCGCCGTCGAATTCTCGCCGATGGCGAAACAGAAGGGCCTGACGCTCAGCTTCATCCCCTCGACCCTTGCCGTGCGCTCGGACCGCCGGCTGCTGCGCCGGCTGCTGCAGAACCTGATTTCCAACGCCATCAAATATACCGCCAAGGGTGACGTGCTGGTCGGCTGCCGGCGGCGCGGACCGAAGCTGTCGCTGGAGGTCCATGACAGTGGTCCCGGCATTCCGCAGAGCAAGCAGCGCATCATCTTCCACGAATTCCAGCGCCTCGAGCAGGGCTCCAAAACGGCGCGTGGCCTCGGCCTCGGCCTGTCGATCGTCGAGCGCATCGCCCGCGTCCTCGATCACAAGCTCACCGTGCGCTCCAGGCTCGGCAAGGGATCGGCCTTCGCGGTGGAGGTGCCTGTTGCGCCAGCCTTGCCGGCAGTGGCGGCCGGGCCGGCGCCGGCGCCCCTGCGCGCCGCGCCGCTCGACGGGCTGATCGTGCTCGCCATCGACAACGAGCCGAAGATCCTGGAAGGCATGCGGGCCCTGGTGTCCGGCTGGGGCTGCCGGACGCTAATCGCGTCGGGCTGGCGCACCGCCCATGACCAGCTCAACGAAACCTTGGCCATTCCCGACGTGCTGATCGTCGATTACCACCTGGACGAAGGCAATGGCCTGGATGTGGTGATGCAGTTGCGCTGGCGCTTCGGCGCGACCTTGCCGGCGATCCTGATCACCGCCGATCGCTCGCCCGAGGTGCGCGACCGGGCGCAGGAGAAGAACGTCCACCTCCTGCACAAGCCGCTGAAACCCGCAACGCTCAGGGCGCTGCTCGCCCAATGGCGCGTGCAGAAGCAGGCAGCCGAATAG